In Gallaecimonas pentaromativorans, a single window of DNA contains:
- a CDS encoding PepSY-associated TM helix domain-containing protein: MRRTLWKWHGWLGLTAALPLFIIALSGSLLVFKNELDGLLMPAVISSKGGPALDMNTLMHDAERQLNGYELLGWQPGEPGQNTLLYLSKMGSYVWQKTYIDPSTGLVTAPVKPVDHYLTDWLLSFHYTFVSGAVGIAVAGVTALLLLALSISGFILHRRFWKTFFTLRWGKSLRLFLSDGHKMLGIIGAPVFLILGFTGAWWNLDEFSHEIETHDDSAYIITQRYYNDKLDFDAILARAKTAIPGFVTTYIRLPDKSYPGIHLFGHPADAGPLRGSAGSIISFDDQTGALTGVMNAASLGALYQFKDSFKPLHFGTFGGLTTRVLWCLIGFFPCLMALSGFWMWRKRVKR, encoded by the coding sequence ATGCGGCGCACCCTCTGGAAATGGCATGGCTGGCTTGGCCTGACTGCCGCCCTCCCCCTATTCATTATTGCCCTGAGCGGCAGCCTGCTGGTGTTTAAAAACGAGCTGGACGGCCTGCTAATGCCCGCCGTTATCTCCAGCAAGGGCGGCCCCGCGCTGGACATGAACACCTTAATGCATGATGCCGAGCGCCAGCTCAACGGCTATGAGCTGCTGGGTTGGCAACCGGGCGAGCCGGGCCAGAACACGCTCCTTTATCTATCCAAAATGGGCAGCTACGTTTGGCAAAAAACCTATATCGACCCCAGCACCGGCCTGGTGACGGCGCCGGTAAAGCCGGTTGACCATTACCTGACCGACTGGCTGCTGAGCTTTCACTACACCTTTGTCAGCGGCGCTGTGGGCATTGCCGTGGCTGGGGTGACAGCGCTGTTGCTGCTGGCGCTGTCCATCAGCGGTTTTATCCTGCACCGGCGCTTTTGGAAGACCTTTTTCACCCTGCGCTGGGGCAAAAGTCTGCGGCTTTTTTTAAGTGACGGCCACAAGATGCTCGGCATCATCGGCGCGCCGGTGTTTTTGATCCTCGGCTTTACCGGCGCCTGGTGGAACCTCGACGAATTTAGCCACGAAATCGAAACCCATGACGACAGCGCCTACATCATTACCCAGCGCTACTACAACGATAAGCTGGATTTCGATGCCATCCTGGCCCGCGCCAAAACGGCGATACCGGGCTTTGTCACTACCTATATCCGCCTACCGGACAAAAGCTACCCTGGCATTCACTTGTTTGGTCACCCGGCAGATGCTGGCCCCTTGCGGGGTAGCGCCGGTTCCATCATCAGCTTTGACGACCAAACCGGGGCGCTGACCGGGGTGATGAACGCCGCCAGCCTCGGCGCCCTGTATCAGTTCAAAGACAGCTTCAAGCCCCTGCACTTTGGCACCTTTGGCGGTCTAACCACACGGGTGCTGTGGTGCCTGATAGGCTTTTTCCCCTGCCTGATGGCCCTGTCGGGCTTTTGGATGTGGCGAAAGCGGGTCAAGCGCTAG
- a CDS encoding HD-GYP domain-containing protein produces MKKNKLAVTPHQLCPGLYVILPVRWAQHPFVFNRFKIRSQKQVAIIQSLGLDYVLVVPERSDTKPLEPPKKPEPAPAAKDEELDAELAAAFALKEQQIARQKAYMRGLQNTEQDFQRALVHTKAVMQDMQRRPQSAFGEGKAMVSEIARVLTSQSDVVLHLMNEPKTDDGFYCHSLNVAVLAMLIARTAGMSEAQMVDAGLGGLFHDLGKSRLPSQILRKTEPLTEAEQNFLKLHTQYGYELAGQYPDFPDAVREVIFQHHEALDGTGYPKGLKGEEIAQLARLVAVANEYDNLCHGRRQEPGMSPHAVLSHLYKHEQHRLDQGIVQYFIRVLGVYPPGTLVQLNDDQYGLVMTVNSAKLLSPAVLVYDPAVPREQAAIIDLEEAGLAVSRTVKATALPQAVFDYLKPRSHISYYMEARGGH; encoded by the coding sequence ATGAAAAAAAACAAGCTTGCTGTCACGCCCCATCAGCTGTGCCCTGGCCTTTATGTGATCCTGCCGGTTCGCTGGGCCCAGCACCCCTTTGTGTTTAACCGCTTTAAAATTCGCTCGCAAAAGCAGGTAGCCATTATCCAGAGCCTGGGGCTGGACTACGTGCTGGTGGTGCCCGAGCGCTCCGATACCAAACCTTTGGAGCCGCCTAAAAAGCCCGAGCCGGCCCCCGCTGCCAAGGATGAAGAGTTGGACGCCGAACTGGCCGCCGCCTTTGCCCTTAAAGAGCAGCAAATCGCCCGCCAAAAGGCTTACATGCGCGGCCTGCAAAATACCGAGCAGGATTTTCAGCGCGCCCTGGTGCACACCAAGGCGGTGATGCAGGACATGCAGCGCCGGCCCCAATCGGCCTTTGGCGAAGGCAAGGCCATGGTGAGCGAGATAGCACGGGTGTTAACCAGTCAGAGTGATGTGGTGCTGCACCTGATGAACGAGCCCAAGACCGACGACGGCTTTTACTGCCACAGTCTTAATGTGGCGGTGCTGGCCATGTTGATTGCCCGCACCGCCGGCATGAGCGAAGCGCAGATGGTGGATGCAGGGCTCGGCGGGCTTTTTCACGACTTGGGCAAAAGCCGGTTGCCGAGTCAGATCTTGCGTAAAACCGAGCCTCTGACCGAAGCCGAACAGAACTTCCTCAAATTGCATACCCAGTACGGTTATGAGCTGGCCGGGCAGTATCCCGACTTTCCCGACGCGGTGCGCGAGGTCATCTTTCAGCACCACGAAGCGCTGGACGGTACCGGTTACCCCAAGGGGCTCAAGGGAGAGGAGATCGCCCAACTGGCCCGCTTAGTGGCGGTGGCCAACGAATACGACAACCTCTGCCATGGCCGGCGCCAGGAGCCGGGTATGTCGCCCCATGCGGTGCTATCGCATCTTTACAAGCATGAGCAGCACCGGCTGGATCAGGGCATAGTGCAGTATTTTATTCGGGTATTGGGGGTCTATCCCCCGGGGACCTTGGTGCAACTTAATGACGACCAGTACGGCCTGGTGATGACGGTCAACTCCGCCAAGCTATTAAGCCCGGCGGTATTGGTGTACGACCCTGCGGTGCCCCGGGAGCAGGCCGCCATTATCGATTTGGAGGAGGCGGGGCTGGCGGTCAGCCGGACCGTCAAGGCAACGGCGTTGCCACAAGCGGTATTCGACTACCTCAAGCCCCGCAGCCACATCAGCTATTACATGGAAGCCCGGGGCGGCCATTAA
- a CDS encoding polyhydroxyalkanoate depolymerase, with protein sequence MLYEFHATALQAMQPLHLWAQALKKQLTLPWSLAPYTHTGRYMLAGIEFMERCTNNYEKPEFGLNSTEIDGTTVMVREQVAATRPFCELKHFRRFSKRQDPKLLIVAPLSGHYATLLRGTVAHFLPDHEVYITDWVNAREVPLSEGGFSFDDYVDYVIEFIEQLGPDVHVLAVCQPSVPVLVACTLMAMRKSERQPLSLTLMGGPVDTRINPTEMNDYASDHDLEWFEENVVCTVPEQYPGVGQKVYPGFIQLSGFMMMNPDLHIRKHFKFYEDLIHGDGDSAEAHRDFYNEYLAVMDLPADFYLETVQKVFIEHQLPQGKMTYRGQVIDPGAIEKTALMTIEGEFDDITGMGQTEAAQRLCSGIAPARKLHYVQKGVGHYGIFNGRRFREEVGPKVKDFIRSHQQPPAEAKAPAAANATPTAAKAVPAKAASAAKAAPLKPAASAAKKPAQAKAPTAKAMPAKAEPAVEAAPATPPAAAKAAPAKASPAAAKSAPAKADTAKAPGTRAKRKPSA encoded by the coding sequence ATGCTCTATGAATTTCATGCCACTGCCTTGCAAGCCATGCAGCCTTTGCACCTGTGGGCCCAGGCCCTGAAAAAGCAATTAACCCTGCCCTGGAGCCTGGCGCCCTATACCCACACCGGACGCTATATGCTGGCGGGTATCGAATTTATGGAGCGCTGCACCAACAACTACGAAAAGCCTGAATTTGGCCTCAACTCCACCGAAATCGACGGCACTACCGTGATGGTGCGCGAGCAGGTGGCTGCGACTCGGCCTTTTTGCGAGCTCAAACATTTTCGCCGCTTTAGCAAGCGCCAAGACCCCAAACTGCTGATCGTCGCGCCGCTTTCCGGCCATTACGCCACCTTGCTGCGCGGCACCGTGGCCCACTTTCTGCCGGACCATGAGGTGTATATCACCGACTGGGTCAATGCCCGGGAAGTGCCGCTTAGCGAAGGGGGGTTTAGCTTTGATGATTACGTGGATTACGTGATTGAGTTTATCGAGCAGCTGGGGCCGGATGTCCATGTGCTGGCGGTGTGTCAGCCGTCGGTGCCGGTGCTGGTGGCCTGTACCTTGATGGCGATGCGAAAATCCGAGCGCCAGCCGCTATCGCTGACCCTGATGGGCGGGCCGGTGGACACCCGCATCAACCCCACTGAAATGAATGATTACGCCTCTGACCACGACTTGGAATGGTTCGAAGAAAACGTGGTGTGCACCGTGCCCGAGCAATATCCCGGGGTGGGGCAGAAGGTCTATCCGGGCTTTATCCAGTTGTCGGGTTTTATGATGATGAACCCGGACTTGCATATCCGTAAGCACTTTAAGTTTTACGAGGATTTGATCCACGGCGACGGCGACAGCGCCGAGGCCCACCGCGATTTTTACAACGAATACCTGGCGGTGATGGATTTGCCTGCCGATTTCTACCTCGAAACGGTGCAAAAGGTCTTTATCGAGCACCAACTGCCCCAAGGCAAGATGACCTACCGTGGCCAGGTGATTGACCCTGGCGCCATCGAAAAGACGGCGCTGATGACCATTGAAGGGGAGTTTGATGACATCACCGGCATGGGCCAAACCGAGGCGGCCCAGCGGCTGTGCTCAGGCATAGCGCCGGCGCGCAAGCTTCATTATGTGCAAAAAGGGGTAGGGCACTACGGCATCTTTAACGGCCGGCGCTTTCGTGAAGAAGTGGGCCCCAAGGTCAAAGACTTTATCCGCAGCCACCAGCAGCCACCGGCTGAGGCTAAGGCGCCAGCCGCCGCTAACGCGACGCCAACTGCTGCCAAAGCGGTGCCTGCCAAAGCGGCTTCTGCCGCTAAGGCCGCGCCGCTAAAACCGGCCGCCAGCGCCGCGAAAAAGCCCGCTCAAGCCAAGGCGCCCACAGCGAAAGCTATGCCAGCCAAGGCAGAGCCTGCTGTAGAAGCCGCGCCAGCGACCCCGCCAGCAGCGGCGAAAGCAGCACCAGCCAAAGCCTCGCCGGCAGCGGCTAAATCGGCGCCGGCCAAGGCCGATACCGCTAAAGCCCCCGGTACCCGGGCCAAACGTAAACCTAGCGCTTGA